The Chryseobacterium sp. LJ668 genome segment AAACCTGCTTTCTGATTTCCGAAATCGCAGATGATCCAACCGATCAATTCAACATTTTCAAAGGCTCGAAAGAATATCCTTGTTCAATAATTGTATTAAGTTCTTCAATATCCTCGGAATTTGTTTCCAAGATTTTCCTGTAATGTTGATATTTTTACTTTTAAACTAAATTCAAAAGTATTCCCGATTTCAATGCTTGAAACGGAGAAGATTTTGTCTATTTCGTAACTGTTAAATTCCCAATTAAGTGTTGGGTTGGAGGTGAGTTTTTCTAGTTTTTTGATTTTCATACAATCAGCGAAATAAAATGATTCTATTCAATTTTAATTGGCGGTAATTCTTTTTGATTTTCAAAATTTTCCCAAATATATTCCATGCTTGGATAAAAGCAGCCGTCTTTTTCTAGATTAATATATTCAGGTGAAATGTTTTTTATGTCAAAAGATTCTAAACCATTTTCTTTTAAAATATCTAAAGCCTTATAAATCTCTTTATCAATTTTATGGCTTGTTGTCCATGGATAATAATTGATGAAAACCTTCAATCTGTCAAAGGTAAATACATGTCTTTTTGTTTTTGATGAGAAAAATCCATCATACTTCTTATTTAATATTTTTAATTTTTCTTTATCGATATCGTTCTCAAAAAGCTGAGGTTTATAAAAAACATCAATTTCAATATCTCCAAAACTTAAAGGTCCTTCAGCAAGTTTATTCCAATTATAGAAAACACGAACCGTTCTTCCATCAATTGTTTTAATTAAGCCTTCATATTTATCAATATATTCTTTTTGAAATCCTCTTTGTCTTAGTTCAGTGAAAACCTTTCTCTCAAATATTTTGGAATGAATTTTTTTACCTACAGAAGTACTTATCCAAACCATTATTGACACAAAAACTGTGAATATTGAAGAGAAAATAAAGCTAATCCAAAAATTCTTGCTAGAAATAAAAATAGGGATAAAAGCTATAATAAATATAATTATAGTTATTATAAAAGTTGGATTTCCACCAATAAAGTAACTTCCGTTTTCGCGTTTTTTTACAGTTAAAAGTTTCATCTAAATTAGATTGAATTTAAATAGTTTAGAATTTTATAAAGCTTCAAAATTAATCAAAATTTCACATACCAAAACTCCGAAAACTATTAAATTTGCACCATTAAAAAGTTATTCATGTTTAAAAAAATAACGATTGCTGCGGCCTCTTTTTTGTCTGTAATCACAATCAATGCGCAGAAAAATAAAAATTCTCAGGTTGAAAGACCGAAATTAGTCGTTGGTTTAGTGGTAGATCAAATGCGTTGGGACTATTTGTACCGTTTTTACAGTAAATATAGTAATGATGGTTTCAAAAGATTGATCAGTAAAGGATTTGCACTCAATAACGTCCATATCAATTATGTTCCTACCGTTACTGCTTTAGGACATACTTCTATTTATACAGGTTCTGTTCCGGCGATCCACGGAATTGCGGGTAATGACTGGAATGATAAAGAAACCGGTAAAAATGTCTATTGTACAACCGATGAAAATATGCAACCTGTAGGAACAAGCAATACAAAAGTAGGAAGCCATTCTCCGAAAAACCTTTGGTCTACAACCATTACCGATGAGCTGAGATTGGCAACGAATTTTCAGGGAAAAGTAATCGGAGTTTCCTTAAAAGACAGAGCTTCTATTCTTCCGGCAGGTCATACGCCAAACGGAGCGTATTGGTTTGATGATTCTTCTGGGGATTTTGTGACAAGCACTTGGTATATGAAAGATCTTCCGGAATGGATGAAAGATTTCAATGCGCAGAATTTACCGGATAAATTGGTTGCCAACGGCTGGAATACATTGCTTCCGATTAATCAGTATACGGAAAGTTCACCCGACAATTCCTCTTGGGAAGGTCTTTTGGGAAGTGCAAAAACACCCACTTTTCCGTACAGTAATTTAGCGGCCGATTATTTGACTAAAAAAGATAACATCCGTTATACACCGTTCGGAAATACGTTGACCTTAAAATTAGCGGAAGCTTCTGTGGAAGGGGAAAAATTGGGAGAAGACAGCGTTACGGATATTTTAGCGATCAATTTAGCCTCAACAGATTACGCAGGACATAAATTTGGCCCGAATTCGATTGAGGTAGAAGATGTTTATTTAAGATTAGATCAGGATTTAGCCCAGTTTTTCAGTTATCTGGATTCAAAAGTTGGGAAAGATAAATATACCGTTTTTATTTCTGCAGACCATGGAGGAGCGCATTCTGTAGGATTTTTGCAGGAACATAAAATCACTACCGGATTTTTCGGTGAGGGAATGGAAAAAAATATGAATGATGAATTGAAAGCGAAATTCGGTGTTGATAAATTAATTAATGCTGTTGACAATTATCAAGTATATTTTGACAGGAAATTACTGAAAGACAACAAGCTTGAATTAAATGATGTGAGAGATTTCACCATAAAAGAACTGGAAAAGGACCCGACGGTTTTATACGCTGTTTCTGTAGAAAAAGTACAGGAATCAACCATTCCTGAACCGATTAAACAAAGAATTATTAACGGAATCAACAGACAGAGAAGCGGTGATATTCAGCTGATTTCCCATGATTCCATGCTTCCGCCCTATTCAAAAACAGGAACGACGCACAGTGTGTGGAATTCTTATGATTCTCACATCCCTCTGATTTTTATGGGATGGGGAATTCAGCATGGTGAGAGCAATAAACCTTATAATATGACTGATATTGCACCTACAGTTTCTGCATTATTAAAAATACAGTTTCCAAGCGGAAACATCGGAAATCCAATCACTGAAGTTTTAGGAAAATAAAACCGTGATCGATTGTTAAAATATAAAGCCCCGCAAAAATTTATTTTTGCGGGGCTTATTTTGTGTAAAATCTGAATTATTCTTCTATTTCCTCTTCATCATTATCTTCAAACTGTTCAAGAAAATACGTAAATGTAAAATCTTCAACCTGATCTTCTGCGTCTTCCAAAGTGGTCAGTAAATCTTCGAAGATTTCTAATTGATCTACGCTCATATTAACAAACTCAAGATGAAGTGGCATTTCCAATTCACCGGAAATAACATCTGAAAGTGCATCCAGATTATCCCCGAAATGCGCCGGAAGTTTTACTTTTTCTTTAAGCTGAGTGTAAAAATCTTCGTAATCTCCAAGATCAGCGAAGTCGATGTATGTTGTCTTCATAGTTTATTTAAATTTACTGTGCTAAGTTAACAGTTTATGTCATTGAAAAGGTGGAATTGTTATTGTCATTGCAAGAAGCTAAAAGACGAAGCAATAATATACTACTCAAACTTCCAGTTTTTAGTTTTTAAAAAGTTCTTACAATCGTTACAAAAGTCAATTTCTTCGTCAGTATGATTTTTACCTTCCGCATCTCTCATAAAGCAAGATTTTTCCGGACAATGTTCAAGACCTTGTGTATGCCCGATTTCGTGTATTGCCACTTTGAAAAACTGTTCATTTCTGTTGCTTCTATTTAACCTGAAATTAGATGCAACGCATGACTTTCCGGGTCGATACCCTAATCCCATAATTCCGAAGTCTTTTATTGTGCCTTTTGTAGCGCTGATATCTTTGGTAGTTAAACCAATTTTTACGAACCCTTTTTCTGTATTTTCACTTAAAATTTTAATAATAGAATCTGCTCTGTATCGGTTTCTGTCTTTGTAATAAGCTTCTTTTGGTAATTCAATTTCATCAAGAATTTTTACATGCGGATAAATGTTTTTGATCTCATCGGCAACAAATTTCGTAGTTGTAGAATTCATATCCTTGAAAGGCTGAATCAAAATAACGACCTCTTTATTATTTTTAAAGAGATTGGTCTTTTTATCGCTGCATGAGAAAATTAATAAAAAGACAAATGTGAAAAGTAAACAATTACTGCTTCTCAAAACTCTTATAATGATTTTTAGTTAAGTAAACCTCACCATTTTTAGTAAAAACAATCCGGTCGCCATTTCTGTTTCCACAGTTGTAGTTGACATCGGCTTCATAGTATTTCACCTTTTTCGGTAGCTTTCCTTCTCGGTTTCCAAAGTAATCTCCGCCGATTGCTTTTCCGGGAAGGACTTCACAAAGATTTCCTTCAGAAGGATTCCATCCTGATTTCTTTGCTTCATTTTTAGTGATGTAATAATCAGGAAGCTGATGGTTTTGCTTAACGTAATTAATTACCGTTTTCTCTTTTGTAAGTTCATCAATTGCTTGCTTGTCAGATTGGCTTTTCGAAGCATTCGAGACATTCTCGGTTTTAGTTGGGGCTTTCTTCTCAGCAATGAAATTATTATAAATAGACATCACCGACATTCCGAAAAGAAGTCCTATGCATGCAAAAAGTACCGAGCGGCTTTTAGGATTCATAAATATAAACTTTAATGTAATAATATAACAATCTAGCAATGTAACAATCCACAAGCATTGGTAAACTAAATTGTTATATTAATTAACTTCTCCATTCTTCAGGAATATCACACACCGGAATCGGATTAATCTTATGCTGTGCAGCCTTATTCATTCTGCTGAAAATCTTAAACACTTCCAAATCTCTTCCGCTGTAGTCTGCTTCTGTTTTAGTTCCCCATTCTTTCTGAATTTTCTCCAATTCAGGATAAGTGGCTCCGATCTGCATTTCATCAGTTCTTTCAGCATCCCAAAGTCCGTCCGTAGGTATTGCTTCCTGAATGTTTTTAACCAAATTTAAAGCTTTCGCTAATGCATAGACTTCTGTTTTATAAAGATCTGCGATAGGAGACACGTCGACTCCGCCGTCCCCGTATTTGGTATAAAAGCCAATCCCGAAATCTTCCACTTTATTTCCGGTTCCACACACCAAAAGCCCGTTGATTTGTCCGTAATAATACAAAGTAAGCATTCTCAAACGTGATCTTGTATTGGCAAATGCCAGTTTTTCATTAGGGAATTCATCATCATGAACATCAAAAGTTTTGTACAGTTCCTCAAAAGCAGGGGTAAGATTCACAGACATCGCTTCAACATTCGGGAATTTAGATTTTAAATCATTCATATGTTCCCAGGCTCTGTTCACTTGATCTTCTTTTTGACGAATCGGCATTTCGATAAGCAAAGTTTTCAATCCGGTCATCGCTGCCAAAGTAGAAACTACACCAGAATCTACACCACCAGAAACTCCCGATACGTATCCTTTAACTCCTGATTTTTCGGCATAATCTTTTAGCCATAGCACAATATGATCGATTACTTTTTGTGTCTGCATTGTATATTTTTATTATTTAAAATTTTCTTTTTTAAGTTCATACCAAAAGCAATGGTCTCCTTCATCAATAAAGGTTTCTTTTTTTTCAAAACCCAATTTTCTCAAGACATGATTTGAGGCGTCATTTTCTATATCAGCGTAGGCAAAAACTTGGTCTAGCTTCATTTCATTAAAAGCATAGTTCAAAACAGCAATCGAGGTTTCTGTAGCATAGCCTTTTCCCCAATACTCCGGTGTGAAACGATAGCCAAGATCGTGAATGTTTTGATGATTGTTGATTTCTTTAATCAGTTTTAAACCGCTCCAGCCGACTAGTTTTCCGTCTTCTTTTCTGATGACCGCCCATCTTCCGATTCTGTTTTCTGTATATTGATTTCGGATGCTTTTAATCATTTCTGCACTTTGACTGATCTCAGTTAAAGGTTGTATTCCAACATATTTTACGACTTCCGGATTGCTATCCATTGCGAAAAAAGTTTCAACGTCTTCGGGAACGATTTCCCTTAAGATCAACCTTTCTGTTTCAAGATAAATTTTCATCGTTTTATAGTCTTATTTTAAAGATTTGAATATAATTTTTATAGCCACAAAAAAATCCTTTTTCGGCATAAGTTTATATTTATATCCTTATTTTTGTAAACTTAAATTTCATGTAAAAATAATGAAGATTTTTAGAATTGCCGCACTTTCATGCCTTTTAGTTTTAAGTTTAAACTCTTGTAAAAAAGAACAGGAAACTACATGGAAAGTCGAAATAAAAAATCCCGCCGAAAGGGTGGAGATGATTGATATTTCAAAAGAATTTTACGATCAGAATATTCCTTTAGAGCAGTTTACAGCAAAGTTTCCTTGGTTTCAGGGAACTGTTTCTGACGAAGATTTTATAAAAAGAAGAGCTGATGTAGAAGAAATAAAAATCTACAAGGAAGCGGTAGCAAAAATTGATCAGAAAAGATTGCACAACGAGCTTCACGATTTATTTTCGCATATAAAATTTTATTTTCCACAGTTTAAAAGTCCAAAAGTTTTTCTTTTTTCATCAGCTTTACAGATGATTCAGGATCCTTTGTTATATGATGATAAAATGAATTTCCTTTTTATTGACATTTCAGGATTTATGGGAGAAAAAAATGCCAATTACAAAGGTTTGGAACTGTACTTTCAGAAATCTATGAATCCGAGCAAT includes the following:
- the pafA gene encoding alkaline phosphatase PafA, giving the protein MFKKITIAAASFLSVITINAQKNKNSQVERPKLVVGLVVDQMRWDYLYRFYSKYSNDGFKRLISKGFALNNVHINYVPTVTALGHTSIYTGSVPAIHGIAGNDWNDKETGKNVYCTTDENMQPVGTSNTKVGSHSPKNLWSTTITDELRLATNFQGKVIGVSLKDRASILPAGHTPNGAYWFDDSSGDFVTSTWYMKDLPEWMKDFNAQNLPDKLVANGWNTLLPINQYTESSPDNSSWEGLLGSAKTPTFPYSNLAADYLTKKDNIRYTPFGNTLTLKLAEASVEGEKLGEDSVTDILAINLASTDYAGHKFGPNSIEVEDVYLRLDQDLAQFFSYLDSKVGKDKYTVFISADHGGAHSVGFLQEHKITTGFFGEGMEKNMNDELKAKFGVDKLINAVDNYQVYFDRKLLKDNKLELNDVRDFTIKELEKDPTVLYAVSVEKVQESTIPEPIKQRIINGINRQRSGDIQLISHDSMLPPYSKTGTTHSVWNSYDSHIPLIFMGWGIQHGESNKPYNMTDIAPTVSALLKIQFPSGNIGNPITEVLGK
- a CDS encoding barstar family protein — translated: MKTTYIDFADLGDYEDFYTQLKEKVKLPAHFGDNLDALSDVISGELEMPLHLEFVNMSVDQLEIFEDLLTTLEDAEDQVEDFTFTYFLEQFEDNDEEEIEE
- a CDS encoding matrixin family metalloprotease; this encodes MNSTTTKFVADEIKNIYPHVKILDEIELPKEAYYKDRNRYRADSIIKILSENTEKGFVKIGLTTKDISATKGTIKDFGIMGLGYRPGKSCVASNFRLNRSNRNEQFFKVAIHEIGHTQGLEHCPEKSCFMRDAEGKNHTDEEIDFCNDCKNFLKTKNWKFE
- a CDS encoding ribonuclease domain-containing protein, which translates into the protein MNPKSRSVLFACIGLLFGMSVMSIYNNFIAEKKAPTKTENVSNASKSQSDKQAIDELTKEKTVINYVKQNHQLPDYYITKNEAKKSGWNPSEGNLCEVLPGKAIGGDYFGNREGKLPKKVKYYEADVNYNCGNRNGDRIVFTKNGEVYLTKNHYKSFEKQ
- the nadE gene encoding NAD(+) synthase; the encoded protein is MQTQKVIDHIVLWLKDYAEKSGVKGYVSGVSGGVDSGVVSTLAAMTGLKTLLIEMPIRQKEDQVNRAWEHMNDLKSKFPNVEAMSVNLTPAFEELYKTFDVHDDEFPNEKLAFANTRSRLRMLTLYYYGQINGLLVCGTGNKVEDFGIGFYTKYGDGGVDVSPIADLYKTEVYALAKALNLVKNIQEAIPTDGLWDAERTDEMQIGATYPELEKIQKEWGTKTEADYSGRDLEVFKIFSRMNKAAQHKINPIPVCDIPEEWRS
- a CDS encoding GNAT family N-acetyltransferase, coding for MKIYLETERLILREIVPEDVETFFAMDSNPEVVKYVGIQPLTEISQSAEMIKSIRNQYTENRIGRWAVIRKEDGKLVGWSGLKLIKEINNHQNIHDLGYRFTPEYWGKGYATETSIAVLNYAFNEMKLDQVFAYADIENDASNHVLRKLGFEKKETFIDEGDHCFWYELKKENFK
- the gldB gene encoding gliding motility lipoprotein GldB, which produces MKIFRIAALSCLLVLSLNSCKKEQETTWKVEIKNPAERVEMIDISKEFYDQNIPLEQFTAKFPWFQGTVSDEDFIKRRADVEEIKIYKEAVAKIDQKRLHNELHDLFSHIKFYFPQFKSPKVFLFSSALQMIQDPLLYDDKMNFLFIDISGFMGEKNANYKGLELYFQKSMNPSNIVPKVSRMFAENIVPYTGDSQKFIDLIVYNGKIMTLQDAFLPNTPDYLKMDYTKEQYDWAEANEANIYNYFVESNLIFGDDHRLAERFIAPGPFSKFYTEIDNNSSPMVGIYTGWQICREYFKKKPETKLVDFLKMDATEIFNQSGYKPKLEE